The genomic stretch TTTATAAGCTGGGCGCAGAACTGGCAACGGCCGGTATCGGCTACGTGATCGTCGGCCTGCTGGTCGGTGGTACCGCCGGTTCGATCATGGCCAAGCGGGTCGAGATGACCAAGATGCCGGAACTGGTCGCCTTCATGCACAGCATGATCGGCCTGGCCGCGGTGTTCATCGCCATTGCCGCCGTGCTGGAGCCGCAGTCGATGGGCATCGTCGCCAGCATCAGCGACCCGATCCCGACGGGTAACCGCCTGGAACTGTTCCTCGGCGCGGCAATTGGTGCCATCACCTTCTCCGGTTCCGTGATCGCCTTCGGCAAGCTGTCGGGCAAGTACAAGTTTCGCCTGTTCCAAGGCGCACCGGTACAGTTCGCCGGCCAGCACAAGCTGAACCTGATCCTGGGCCTGACCACCATCGCCCTGGGCCTGCTGTTCACCTTCACCGGCCACTACAGTGCCTTTACCCTGATGCTGGTTCTGGCCTTCATCATGGGCGTGCTGATCATTATTCCGATCGGTGGCGCGGACATGCCGGTGGTGGTGTCGATGCTCAACAGCTATTCGGGCTGGGCAGCAGCGGGTATCGGCTTCTCGCTGAACAACTCGATGCTGATCATCGCAGGCTCGCTGGTCGGCTCCAGCGGTGCCATCCTCTCGTACATCATGTGCAAGGCGATGAACCGTTCGTTCTTCAATGTCATCCTCGGCGGCTTCGGCGGCGCGACCGATGCCGGTGGCCCCGCAGGCACCCAGGAAGCTCGCCCGGTAAAATCGGGTTCGGCCGACGACGCTACCTTCCTGCTCAGCAATGCCGACACGGTAATCATCGTGCCGGGTTACGGCCTGGCAGTCGCCCGTGCCCAGCACGCGCTGAAGGAGCTGACCGAGAAGCTGACCCACAACGGTGTGACCGTGAAGTATGCGATCCACCCGGTGGCAGGCCGCATGCCGGGGCACATGAACGTGTTGCTGGCCGAAGCCGAAGTGCCGTACGACCAGGTGTTCGAGATGGACGACATCAACGCCGAATTCGGCCAGGCCGACGTGGTACTGGTGTTGGGCGCCAACGATGTGGTCAACCCGGCAGCGAAAAACGATCCCAAGTCGCCGATTGCCGGCATGCCGATCCTGGAAGCGTTCAAGGCCAAGACCATCATCGTCAACAAGCGCTCCATGGCCAGCGGCTATGCAGGCCTGGACAACGAACTGTTCTACCTGGACAAGACCATGATGGTATTCGGTGATGCCAAGAAGGTAATCGAGGATATGGTCAAAGCCGTGGAGTAACCCACTGGCTGCAAACCGTGCGCTATATAAGAAGCCCCGCCGAGAAATCTGCGGGGCTTTTACATTTGCCTGATCCAGATCAACGGCTCTACTTCCGGGCTTCTCATACGACCATGGTCGTGGGACGGCAACCGGCGAAATCTCTAGACTGCGCTCCAGTAGCTTCAGTAGCCTGAGATAACAATCCATGTACCGTGATCGTATCCGCTTGTCCTCCCTGCACAGCAAGGTAATGAGTGCGGCTGATGCCGCTGGTCTGATCGAGGACGGCATGACCGTCGGCATGAGCGGCTTCACCCGCGCCGGCGAAGCCAAGGCCGTACCCCATGCCCTGGCCGAACGTGCCAAGCAGTCGCCGCTGAAAATCAGCCTGATGACCGGCGCCAGCCTGGGCAATGACCTGGACAAGCAGCTGACCGAGGCCGGCGTGCTGGCTCGCCGCATGCCCTTCCAGGTCGACAGCACCCTGCGCAAGGCCATCAACGACGGCCAGGTGATGTTCATCGACCAGCACCTGTCGGAAACCGTCGAGCAATTGCGCAACCAGCAGCTCAAGCTGCCGGACATCGCCGTCATCGAAGCCGTGGCCATCACCGAACAAGGCCATATCGTGCCGACCACCTCGGTAGGCAACTCGGCCAGCTTCGCGATCTTCGCCAAGCAAGTGATCGTCGAGATCAACCTGTCGCACAACGCCAACCTCGAAGGCCTGCACGACATCTATATCCCGACCTACCGCCCAACCCGCACACCGATCCCGCTGGTCAAGGTCGATGATCGCATCGGCAGCACCGCCATCCCGATCGACCCGGCCAAGATCGTCGGTATCGTCATCAGCGACCAGCCGGACTCGCCATCCACTGTATTGCCGCCGGACGACGAAACCCAGGGCATCGCCGACCACCTGATCAACTTCCTCAAGAAGGAAGTCGACGCTGGCCGCATGACCAACAAGCTCGGCCCACTGCAGGCCGGTATCGGCAGCATCGCCAACGCGGTGATGTGCGGCTTGATCGATTCGCCGTTCGAAGACCTGACTATGTACTCCGAAGTACTGCAGGATTCGACCTTCGACCTGATCGACGCCGGCAAGCTGAGCTTCGCCTCCGGCAGCTCAATCACCCTGTCGACCCGCCGCAATGCCGATGTGTTCGGTAACCTGGAGCGCTACAAGGACAAGCTGGTGCTGCGCCCACAGGAGATCTCCAACCACCCAGAGGTGGTCCGTCGCCTGGGCATCATTGGTATCAACACCGCGCTGGAGTTCGATATCTACGGCAACGTCAACTCCACCCACGTGTGCGGCACGCGGATGATGAACGGCATCGGTGGTTCTGGCGATTTCGCCCGTAACGCGCACCTGGCCGTGTTCGTCACCAAGTCGATTGCCAAGGGTGGCGCGATTTCCAGCGTGGTGCCGATGGTCAGCCACGTCGACCACACCGAGCACGACGTCGACATCCTGGTCACTGAGCAGGGGCTTGCAGACTTGCGCGGCCTTGCGCCACGCGAGCGTGCCCGGGCAATCATCGACAACTGTGTGCACCCGGATTACCGCGCAGCGCTGAACGACTACTTCGATCGCGCCTGCCAGCGCGGCGGCCATACGCCGCACATTCTGCGCGAAGCATTGAGCTGGCACGAAAACCTGGAAGAGACCGGGCGCATGCTCGCCAGCTGATACCCACACGCCTGTAGTTACACCGCTCCAAACAAGCCGCCTTCAGCGGGAACAGCGCGCGATTCGTCGTCAGCGCCGTGCCGGTTGAAGACGGTTTGCCGGCGATACGGCCGGTACAGTCAAAGCCCTCGCTCGATAACGTCTAAGCAAGCTACAAAACTGTACTACTGTACTGGTATTTTTAGCTGACCCTCTGCTGACCACCTCTCCCTACCGAGCATTTTGCACCATATAAGTGCAGACCAGTACAGTTGCGCCTATTTCGAGTGCAACAGTAGGATTACACAGTTAACTGAACCATCGTAATGCCGCAGAACTGTATCTACTGTTATGGACAAGAGAGGAGGATCATTGGCATCAGTTAAATCACTACCTAATCCCGCCATAAGCGGAAGGATGAAACATCATGGAACGTACACTCAGTTCCGGTCTGGTTTTTGAAAGCAACGCCCAACAATCCAACGCTTCGATGCCTCTGCGCGCCCTGTCCACCCTGCTGTTGTGGCAGCGTCGCATGGCCAGCCGCCGTCAACTGGCTCGCCTGGACTCCCGCCTGCTGGCCGACGCCGGTATCAGCGAGTCGCAGCGTTACGAAGAGCTGAGCAAGCCTTTCTGGCGCTAAGCTCCGGCTTGCCGGCTATGCCCGGCACCGCGAATTCCTAAACCCGTTGCAGGTGACTGCAGCGGGTTTTTTGTTTGTACCCTACGTGCCAGAGCGGCTCTCAGCCATACAGGTACAGTTTCTTATAAAGCAAAAACATACCAGTACAGTACTAGGAAGGGCTGTTGATTAACATCCAGAAACATCGACGCGTGATACGCTTGGCTTAACAGTCTGGTAGAAACCAGATGTTGAAAAGTACCGAGACGCGCAGTGCGAGCGTCCGATTAGCAGAATCCCCTAGGAGTCCACGATCATGTCCCTTAAACACCTGATTGGCGCCGCCCTGATGCTGAGCTTGGCCGGCACCGCCAGCGCCACCAGCTTCGTCGTCACCACTGACGCAGTCGTGGGCGCTGTCGCTGCATCCACCGACGCCACCTCCGACGTATCGTCGTCGTTCCGCGACGACAAGATCGTCCAAGCCGCCCGTGACGATGCCGCCAGCTTCGTTGGCAGCCAAGGCGACATTCGCGGCGCCAAGCTGGAAAGCGCCTTCCTGCACATTCGCGCACAAATGCCGACCCTGCAGGCTACCGACGCACAGCTGGCACAGGCCATCCTGGCCATCTGACCTGCACTGAGCCCTGCGGCTGTACGGGTGCTCGCCCACAGCCGCAGGTGTCTTCACCCCCTCGTTCCCAGCCGTCAGAAGCCCATGCGTTATCTGTTGCCGTTGTTGTTAGTCGCCGTTGGCATCCCCCTGAGCATGGCACCTGCCCATGCGTTGGACACCACCACGCAAAGCCTGGTCATCACAGGCTATGTCACCAGCCAAGTCACCACCGCGCCGTTCGACCGCAAACTGGTCAGTCAGGCCCGTGACGATGCTGCGGCATTCGTCGCCAGCGATGGCCTGATCCTCGGTGCGCGCCTGGAAGCGGCCTTCACCTCGCTGCGCCAGCACGGTGCCGCACAGGCTGTCGGCGACCTGGAACTGGCGCAGGCAATTCTCGTCCAATGACTACACCTGACTCCCTGTATTTTCCGGAGATGCTCCATGCGTAAACCGCTGATTGCCGCTACCCTCGGCATGCTGCTGCTGGCCGACCTGGCCCAGGCACAGACGCTGGTGGCCACCAGCAACATCATCGTGCGTGCCTTTGGCCGTTCGATCGATTTCACGTCCGACACCACCACCTCGATCCGTGACTCCAAAGTCGTGCGTGAAGCGCACGACGATGCCGCCAGCTTCGTCGCCAGCAACGGTGATATCCGTGGCGCCCAGCTTGAAGCTGCGTTCAATACCCTGCGCGAGCGCCTGCCTGAAGCGCGAGGCGCCAGCGACCAAGTGCTGGCTGAAGCCATTCTCGCGCTGTGAACCAGGTGCGTGCCTGGCTGCTCGGCTGCGCCCTGACGCTGCTCGGCACACCCGCCCTGGCCGACCTGCAGCTTGAGCTGCAGGCTTCCGGCCTCGACCCTCAACAACGCCAAGCCAGCCAGGCACTGCTCGACGAAGCACTGAGCAAGCTGCCGCCGCGCTTCAAGCAGCAACTGGACCGGCGTGTGCAGGTCAGCTGGACTGCGCGCATGCCGGCCGACGCGTACGGCCAGGCGTCGCTGGTTTCTACCCTGGAGCTCAACAGCCGCCTGCTGCCCGGGCTGGTTGATGGCAGCGCCGCCCGCGAACGCACCCACCGCCCACACGGCACCGTGCGCGAAGAGCTGCTGGCGACTGTCCTGCATGAACTGACCCATATTTACGACCGGGCCCGGTTGTGGCCGGCCACCGAGCGCTCGCTGATCGCCCGTTGCAAGCGCCAGCAAGGCACCGTGGGCAAAATCGGCTTGCCAGAGGCGTGCCGCGGCCAGGCCGAACGGCGCTTCACCTTGAGCGATGACCCACGCCTGCTCGACCTTGCTGGCTGGCAGCAATATGTCGGCCGCCGCGGTGAGCGCGAGCAGCACAACGGCCAGTTCGTGCGCAGCCCAGACACCTATGAGCTGAGCAGCCCCAAGGAATTCATCGCGGTCAACATGGAGTACTTCCTCCTCGACCCGAGCTATGCTTGCCGGCGCCCCGCCTTGAACCAGTACCTGCGCGACCACTTCGGCTGGGCACCCGCACAAGAGAGCTGCGCCAAGGGCTTGCCATTCCTCAACGCGGGCAGCGACTTCGCTCGCCAGCCACTGGGCGAAATCGACCCCGAACGCGTTTATGAAGTCGACTACCTGCTGGCCGAGGCCAATCAGAACTGGGTCAGCCGCTGGGGCCACAGCATGCTGCGCCTGGTCATCTGCAAACCTGGGCGACCGCGCGGCCCGGATTGCCGCCTAGACCTCGACCAGCACCTGGTGCTGTCGTACCGCGCCTTCGTCAACGATGTGCAGTTGTCCAGCTGGGACGGCCTGGTCGGTGCTTATCCGTCGCGGCTGTTCGTGTTGCCGTTGGGCCAGGTCATCGACGAGTACACCAAGACCGAGCTGCGCAGCCTGGCGTCGATCCCCCTCAAGCTCGACCGCCAGGAAGTCGAGAACCTGGTGCGCCAGGCGGCGGAAATGCACTGGAGCTACGACGGCAATTACTACTTCCTGTCCAACAATTGCGCGGTCGAATCGCTGAAACTGCTGCGCAGTGGCACCGCCAACCCGCGCCTGAACGACCTCGACAGCATCATGCCCAACGGCCTGCTGGAAGTGCTCAAAGGGCGGGGCATTGCCGATACCAGTGTGCTCGATGACCCCCGCGAAGCCCTGCGCCTGGGTTACCGCTTCGACTCCTACCGTGACCGCTACCAGGCCATGTTCGACGTGCTGAAAAAACAGCTGCCGATCAAGCAGGACAAGGTCGAGGACTGGCTGGCCCTGGATGCCGAACAGCGCCGCGGCTGGTTCGCCCAGGCCGACCTGCGCACCAGCGCTGCCTTGCTGCTGCTCGAGCAGGCGAGCCTACGCCGCCAGCTGTTGCTGGCCCAGGACGAGGTCAAGCAGCGCTACCTGAACGCGGCGGCGCTGAAGGATGGCAGTATCGACAAAGCCAACCAGACGCTGCAGCAGATGCTCGCCAACAGCGGCTTCCTCAGCCGCCCGGCAGAACTGCTGGACGCCAAAGGCTATGGTCTACCGCAGCCCGATGAGCGCAAGCACCTGGAGAAAGTCAGCAGCGAGCGGCAGGCCCAGTTGCTGCGCCTGAGCACCGACCTGGACAAAGAGGTGAGGGCGCTGCTGGACCCCTCGCGGGCCAAGGAGATTGCCGCGATCGAGACCAACGTGAAGCAGGTGGGTGAGCATCTGCGAACGCTGCACAAGGCCGCAGGCGGGTTGCAGTTGTAGTCGTGACAGCACCAGACTCTTCGCGGGCTTGCCCGCGAAGGCCATGTGACCAAACAGATGACCTACAAGCTTTCCCCAACCTCCCCAGGCAAATCCTCATCCAGGTGCAACCAGGGCAACCGGCTACCCGTCCAGATATGCCGGTTGGCCCGCACCCGCTCCGGGTGATCCAGCGTCGCCACCGTCACGTCGATGCTGTCCGGGCTGTGCGAAGTGACCAATGCCACATGCGCCCCACACTGCCCACAAAAATACCGGCTGCAACTGGCCGGCGCCACATAGCAGCGCGGCTCGCCCGCCAACCACTGGAATGCGGAACGCGGCACCGTCAGCCAAGTCACCACCAACCCGCCACTGACGCGCCGACAGATCGAACAATGGCAGTGGGCGACATCCGTCAGCGCCCCCTCCAGCCGATACCGCAAGCCACCACAGTGGCAGCCACCTTCGGTCACATTCTGCATCACCTACCTCCCGTCGCCTTTGTCACAGCGAAAGCTGGCTGAAAGCTTGCCCTCTTAGGATAGCGCCCACTACCGGCACAAGACCGGTCAGCCAGGGCACCCGGAATCTTCCGCGCCCGGCCCAATCAACAACAACAATGGTGATTCTGATGTATTCCTGTGCCCGCCTTCATGTCGTCCCCCTCCGCATGCTCCCTGCACAGCGCCTGACGCGCTGATCCGCCCGAATCGACTGTCCTTTCGCCGCGCCACGCCTGGAGTATTGCCATGCTGACCTTCCTCGGCTTTGCCATGGTCATCACCTTCATGTACCTGATCATGACCAAGCGCCTGTCGGCCTTGATCGCGCTGATTCTGGTACCGATCCTGTTCGCCCTGTTCGGCGGTTTCTCCGCCAAGATCGGCCCCATGATGCTCGAGGGCATCAGCAAGCTCGCGCCAACCGGCGTGATGTTGATGTTCGCCATCCTCTACTTTGCCCTGATGATCGACTCCGGTCTGTTCGACCCGGCCGTGCGCAAGATCCTCAAGCTGGTCAAAGGCGACCCGCTGAAAGTCTCGGTCGGCACCGCCGTGCTGGCCCTGGTGGTCTCGCTCGACGGTGACGGCGCCACCACCTACATGATCTGCTGCGCCGCCATGCTGCCCATGTACAGCCGCTTGGGCATGAGCCCGCGGATCATGGCCGGCCTGATCATCCTGGCCGGCGGGGTGATGAACATGACCCCCTGGGGTGGCCCGACCGCACGCGCCGCCAGCGCACTGCACGTGGACCCGTCGGACATTTTCGTGCCCATGATCCCAGCCATGCTGTTCGGCGTACTGGCGATCCTGGCCATTGCCTATATGTACGGCAAGCGTGAACGTGCCCGCCTGGGCGAATTGCACCTGCCGACCGACGACATCGACCACAGCGAAATCACCGTGTCGCAGTTCCCGGAGGCGCGCCGGCCAAAACTGTTGTACTTCAACGGTGCCCTGACGGCAGCCCTGATGGTTGCCCTGATCGCAGGCGTGCTGCCACTGCCGGTGCTGTTCATGATCGCCTTCAGCATCGCCATGATCGTCAACTACCCCTGCCTGCAGCAGCAAAAAGACCGCATTGCCGCACACGCCGGCAGCGTTCTGGCGGTAACCGGGCTAATCTTCGCCGCCGGTATCTTCACCGGCATCCTGTCCGGCACCGGCATGGTCGATGCCATGTCCAAGAGCCTGCTGGCGGTCATCCCCGAGGCCCTGGGCCCGTACCTGGCGGTAATCACCGCGATCGTGAGCATGCCGTTCACGTTCTTCATGTCCAACGACGCCTTCTACTACGGCGTGTTGCCGGTACTTGCCGAGGCAGCCAGCCACTACGGCATCAGCCCGGTCGAGATGGCCCGCGCGTCGATCGTCGGCCAGCCGGTACATCTGCTCAGCCCCTTGGTACCCTCCACCTACCTGCTGGTGGCCCTGGCCGGCATCGAGTTCGGTGACCACCAGCGCTTCACCCTGAAGTGGGCAGTTCTGGTGTGCCTGTGCATAATGCTCGCCGCGCTGCTGATGGGGATTTTCCCGCTGTTCAGTAGTCTTTAATAAACACGTATTAGCCCTCCCGCGATGCGCCCCAAATTGGGGCGCATCGCCTTTACCGTTCGAAGGAATACACATGGAATGGCTGACCAGCCCGGAAATCTGGGTTGCCTTTTTCACCCTCACCGCGCTTGAGATCGTTCTCGGGATCGACAACATAATCATGATCTCGATCCTGGTCAGCCGCATGCCCAAGCACATGCAGCCACGTACCCGGATCTTCGGCCTGGCCCTGGCCATGGTCACGCGTATCATGCTGTTGCTGTCGATCACCTGGGTCATGCGCCTGACCGCCGACCTGTTCGTGGTCTTCGGCCAAGGCATCTCCGGCCGCGACCTGATCCTGTTCTTCGGCGGCCTGTTCCTGTTGTGGAAGAGCTCCCAGGAGATCTACCACGGCCTGGAAGGCGAAGACGAAAGCTCGGACGAACCGAAAGGCGCGGGCGGCAAGTTCTTCTACACCATCATCCAGATCGCCATCATCGACATCGTGTTCTCGCTGGACTCGGTGATCACCGCTGTGGGCATGGTCTCCCATGTGCCGGTAATGATCGCCGCCATCGTCGTCGCCGTGCTGGTGATGATGCTGTGCGCCGGTGCCATCAGTAACTTCATCGACAAGCACCCTTCGCTGAAGATGCTCGCGCTGTCGTTCCTGATCGTGGTCGGTACCGTGCTGATCGCCGAATCGTTCGACGTGCATGTGCCAAAAGGCTACGTCTACTTCGCCATGGCGTTCTCGCTAGCGGTCGAAGCGATCAACATCCGTATGCGCACCGCCCTGTCGCGCAAAGATGGCAAAGAGCATGATCCGGTGAAACTGCGCAAGGACATTCCGGGTCAATAAACCCAGGAAGCGCGTTTCAAGCAAGGGCCCTTCGGGGCCCTTTTTCGTGTCTGCCCGGCGGGTATGCAGTTTTTTGTGCCGGCCTCTTCGCGGGTAAACCCGCGCCCACAGGCCGCCAACGATCCCTGTGGGAGCGGGTTTACCCGCGAAGAGGCCAGCAGGGCAATCATTCATGACCGGTTGTTTCAAATCGCTGACAGCCATGCGAAGCTGGCAAGCGCTGCACAAAACAACTAAAGCTTTGAGTGGGCACTGAAATTTTCAAAAAACGCCCACGCTCCACTTATTGGCCCACATGGGCCATTGGCAACAGGGGGCTTCGCCATGCTGACCCTGCTCAACCTGCTCTCGGCCGTGACGCTATTGGTCTGGGGCACACACATCGTGCGTACCGGCATCCTCCGGGTTTTCGGCTCTGACCTGCGCCGCATCATCAGCCAGAACATGAACAAACGCCCCCTGGCGTTCATCGCCGGGATTCTGGTTACCGCCATGGTGCAGAGCAGCAACGCCACCGCGATGCTGGTCACATCCTTCGTCGGCCAAGGCCTGATGGCCATGACACCGGCCTTGGCGATCATGCTTGGCGCCGATGTCGGTACCGCGCTCATGGCCCGGGTGCTGACCTTCGACCTGTCGTGGCTGTCGCCCCTGCTGATCTTCCTAGGGGTGATCTTCTTCCTCTCGCGCAAACAAACCCGCGTCGGCCAGCTGGGGCGCGTAGGGATTGGCCTTGGCTTGATCATCCTGGCCCTGGAGCTGATCGTGCAAGCCGCTGCGCCCATCACCCATGCCCAAGGGGTGAAAGTCCTGTTCGCGTCGTTGACCGGGGACATCTTGCTCGACGCCTTGGTCGGCGCGCTGTTCGCGATGATCTCCTATTCCAGCCTGGCGGCGGTGTTGCTCACCGCGACCCTGGCCGGCGCTGAAGTGATCAGCCTGCCGGTGGCCATCGGCCTGGTGGTGGGTGCCAACATCGGCAGCGGCTTGCTGGCCTTCATCAGCACCAGCATGCAGAACGCCGCCGGGCGGCGCGTCGCGCTGGGCAGCCTGCTGTACAAGCTGTTCGGCCTGTTGCTGATCATTCCGGTGCTGCACCCACTGGTGGAGTGGATGGACACCTTGAGCTTCAGCCCTCAGGAGCTAGTGATCGGGTTCCACCTGCTCTACAACACCCTGCGCTGCTTGCTCATGCTGCCAACCGTCAAACTCATGGGCCGGCTGTGCAACTTCTTACTGCCCGAGCGCGAAAACGGCAATGGCCAAGTACGCCCGCGCCACCTCGATGCCTCAGCGCTGGAAACGCCCAGCCTGGCACTGGCCAACGCCGCCCGCGAAACCCTGCGCCTGGGCGACATCGTCGACAGCCTGCTCGAAGCCATGCTCGGGGCCCTGCGCGGCACGCAAACCGCCCTGCCACAGCAGGTGCGCGCCTTGGCCGAGGACGCCGAGGCCCTGTACAGCGCCATCAAACTGTACCTGGCGCAGATGACACGGGAGGACCTTAGCGAGCGCGATAACCGGCGCTGGGCCGAAATCATCGAGTTGGCGATCAACCTCAAGCTGGCCTGCGACCTGGTCGAACGCATGCTGCGCAAAGTCCAGCAGCAGAAAACCAGCCAGCGCCGCGCGTTTTCCCAGGTCGGCCTGGAGGAACTGACCGGCCTGCAGGAACAGTTGCTGTCGAATCTGCGCCTAGGCCTGTCCGTATTCCTCAGCGCCGATCCGGAAAGCGCGCAGCTGTTGCTGCGTGAAAAACGCCGGTTTCGTGCACAGGAACGGCGCCTTGCCCACGCCCATGTCAGCCGCCTGCAACGCAAGGTGGTGCAAAGTATCGAGACCAGTTCGCTACACTTGGAGCTGATCGCTGACATGAAGCGGTTGAACTCTTTGTTCTGCAGCAGTGCCTATGTGGTACTCGGTGGCTCGGACACGGGCGGGCTAATGCTCGACAGCGTGCCGGACGAAGCCCGCTTGCCGTGATTTCGCCAACCAGGAGATCCAAGCTCGCCCATGCGTTGCCTGATGTTCGTTTGCCTACTGATCTGCAGCCTGCCCACGCTCGCCCTCGACCGCTCGCGGGTTGAAGGCTACCTGCTGCCCAACGGCCTGCAGGTCATCCTCAAGAACGGCTATGAACGCGACCACGTGGCCATCCGCCTGGTGGTGGGGGTCGGCCTGGATGACTTCAGTTGCGAGCAGAAAGAGCTGCCGCACTTGCTCGAGCACTTGCTGTTCAGCGGCATCGACGAAACGGGCGAGGGCGGCCTGGAAGAGCGCCTGCAAGCCCTGGGCGGCGAGTGGAATGCCTACACCAGCAGCGCCGATACCACCTTCGTGGTCGAAGCGCCGGCGCGCAACCAGCGTAAAGTCCTCGACTTGCTGCTGGCGATAATCCGCGACACCCCGATCGACGCCAAGGCCCTGGCCACGGCGAAAAGGATCATCGAGCGCGAAGATGGCGGCCACTATGGCCACCTGCAGCGCTGGCTCGACCGCCAGGACATCGGCCACCCCGCCAGTGACCAGTTGGCCACCGAGCTGGGCCTCAAGTGCGCCGAGCGCTCGAACATCGACGACATGACCCTGGAACAGGTGCAGGCCCTGCGCGACCGCTGGTACGCGGCCAACAACATGACCCTGATCCTGGTCGGTGGCCTCGACCGCCTGCTGCCGGCCTACCTGGAGCGGACTTTTGGCGAGCTGCCTGCCACCGAACCGGAAGAGCGCCGCAACCTCGAGAGCATCAGCCAGCAGGCCGACCAACGCCGCGACCTGACCCGCGGCTGGCTGGGCGACAGCGTCAAGTTGCACTGGCTGTTCATCGAGCCGGTGCTGGACAACGACCACCAGCCGACCCTCGACCTGCTGTCACGCTACCTGGACTGGGCACTGTACGACCAGTTGCGCCTGCGCAATGGGCTGTCCTACGGCCCATCGGTGCAGCGCGAAAGCTTCGGCGACAGTGGCATGCTCAGCCTTAACGCCGACCTGGAACGCGACGACATCGACAAGGCGGTCAAGGTGATGCAGGGCTTGTTCGACCACCTGCGCAAGGAAGGCCTCGACCCGGACACCTTTGCCCGTATCAAGGACGCCAGCGTTGCCCGGGAAAGCTGGAGTACCCAAGGCAACAGCGCCTTGGCCGACTATTACTGGGGCGCGTTGAACGACTACACCGACGGCCGCTTTGCCAACCCTGCGCGCAAGTTGCGCCAGGTCAGCCTGGCACAGGCCAATGAGGCACTGAAGGAATTGCTCAAGGACCCGGGTTACCTGCGCATCGAGAAACCGCTGCTGGGTTACGACGAGCTGTACGGGCTGCTCGCCCTGCTGCTGGGGCTGTTCCTGGCGGCAGGGTTGCTGCGTTGGCGCCGGCACACCCCGCAACCACCGAGCG from Pseudomonas kermanshahensis encodes the following:
- a CDS encoding DUF2388 domain-containing protein; translated protein: MSLKHLIGAALMLSLAGTASATSFVVTTDAVVGAVAASTDATSDVSSSFRDDKIVQAARDDAASFVGSQGDIRGAKLESAFLHIRAQMPTLQATDAQLAQAILAI
- a CDS encoding NAD(P)(+) transhydrogenase (Re/Si-specific) subunit beta translates to MSMNLVTLLYLVASICFIQALKGLSHPTTSRRGNLFGMIGMGLAIVTTVGLIYKLGAELATAGIGYVIVGLLVGGTAGSIMAKRVEMTKMPELVAFMHSMIGLAAVFIAIAAVLEPQSMGIVASISDPIPTGNRLELFLGAAIGAITFSGSVIAFGKLSGKYKFRLFQGAPVQFAGQHKLNLILGLTTIALGLLFTFTGHYSAFTLMLVLAFIMGVLIIIPIGGADMPVVVSMLNSYSGWAAAGIGFSLNNSMLIIAGSLVGSSGAILSYIMCKAMNRSFFNVILGGFGGATDAGGPAGTQEARPVKSGSADDATFLLSNADTVIIVPGYGLAVARAQHALKELTEKLTHNGVTVKYAIHPVAGRMPGHMNVLLAEAEVPYDQVFEMDDINAEFGQADVVLVLGANDVVNPAAKNDPKSPIAGMPILEAFKAKTIIVNKRSMASGYAGLDNELFYLDKTMMVFGDAKKVIEDMVKAVE
- a CDS encoding DUF2388 domain-containing protein, translating into MRYLLPLLLVAVGIPLSMAPAHALDTTTQSLVITGYVTSQVTTAPFDRKLVSQARDDAAAFVASDGLILGARLEAAFTSLRQHGAAQAVGDLELAQAILVQ
- a CDS encoding DUF4105 domain-containing protein, translated to MNQVRAWLLGCALTLLGTPALADLQLELQASGLDPQQRQASQALLDEALSKLPPRFKQQLDRRVQVSWTARMPADAYGQASLVSTLELNSRLLPGLVDGSAARERTHRPHGTVREELLATVLHELTHIYDRARLWPATERSLIARCKRQQGTVGKIGLPEACRGQAERRFTLSDDPRLLDLAGWQQYVGRRGEREQHNGQFVRSPDTYELSSPKEFIAVNMEYFLLDPSYACRRPALNQYLRDHFGWAPAQESCAKGLPFLNAGSDFARQPLGEIDPERVYEVDYLLAEANQNWVSRWGHSMLRLVICKPGRPRGPDCRLDLDQHLVLSYRAFVNDVQLSSWDGLVGAYPSRLFVLPLGQVIDEYTKTELRSLASIPLKLDRQEVENLVRQAAEMHWSYDGNYYFLSNNCAVESLKLLRSGTANPRLNDLDSIMPNGLLEVLKGRGIADTSVLDDPREALRLGYRFDSYRDRYQAMFDVLKKQLPIKQDKVEDWLALDAEQRRGWFAQADLRTSAALLLLEQASLRRQLLLAQDEVKQRYLNAAALKDGSIDKANQTLQQMLANSGFLSRPAELLDAKGYGLPQPDERKHLEKVSSERQAQLLRLSTDLDKEVRALLDPSRAKEIAAIETNVKQVGEHLRTLHKAAGGLQL
- a CDS encoding DUF1127 domain-containing protein; the protein is MERTLSSGLVFESNAQQSNASMPLRALSTLLLWQRRMASRRQLARLDSRLLADAGISESQRYEELSKPFWR
- a CDS encoding DUF2388 domain-containing protein, with protein sequence MRKPLIAATLGMLLLADLAQAQTLVATSNIIVRAFGRSIDFTSDTTTSIRDSKVVREAHDDAASFVASNGDIRGAQLEAAFNTLRERLPEARGASDQVLAEAILAL
- a CDS encoding GFA family protein, translated to MQNVTEGGCHCGGLRYRLEGALTDVAHCHCSICRRVSGGLVVTWLTVPRSAFQWLAGEPRCYVAPASCSRYFCGQCGAHVALVTSHSPDSIDVTVATLDHPERVRANRHIWTGSRLPWLHLDEDLPGEVGESL
- a CDS encoding acetyl-CoA hydrolase/transferase family protein: MYRDRIRLSSLHSKVMSAADAAGLIEDGMTVGMSGFTRAGEAKAVPHALAERAKQSPLKISLMTGASLGNDLDKQLTEAGVLARRMPFQVDSTLRKAINDGQVMFIDQHLSETVEQLRNQQLKLPDIAVIEAVAITEQGHIVPTTSVGNSASFAIFAKQVIVEINLSHNANLEGLHDIYIPTYRPTRTPIPLVKVDDRIGSTAIPIDPAKIVGIVISDQPDSPSTVLPPDDETQGIADHLINFLKKEVDAGRMTNKLGPLQAGIGSIANAVMCGLIDSPFEDLTMYSEVLQDSTFDLIDAGKLSFASGSSITLSTRRNADVFGNLERYKDKLVLRPQEISNHPEVVRRLGIIGINTALEFDIYGNVNSTHVCGTRMMNGIGGSGDFARNAHLAVFVTKSIAKGGAISSVVPMVSHVDHTEHDVDILVTEQGLADLRGLAPRERARAIIDNCVHPDYRAALNDYFDRACQRGGHTPHILREALSWHENLEETGRMLAS